AGGCGACTTTGGGCGAGCCTCGCGAGACGTCGGCGAGACCGAGCCCGGAGGCGGGGCCGAGGACAGGACGTCCGAGGCCGGCCTCTTGAGACAGGAGGTCGAATTGGCCGGGAACCCCTCGAAGGGCGAGGGGGAGCCATACGGATCGCTGGCGAGCCCATGTGGAGCCGGCGCCAGCGCTCCGGCATGGGAAATGTTTCGGAAGCATCCAATAAGGTATCAGGGGAGACGAGGCTATGATATTTTTAAGCATTTGTGGTCTTGCGGTCATTTTGATGCTAGGCTATTACCTCTACCGGCAGAGGACCGATCCGGGCCCAAAAATCTTCCCCTATAATGATGTCCTGGCGGCGAGGAAAACCAGCCAGCCAGGGCCTAATCACCAACCCTAATCGAGGAGGAGGCGGGGTCTCCCCGCCGTCCTGTTGCACCAGCGTACGAACGATTCCGTATACGGCGGTTGGCCAAGTGGGTCCGATGTCCTTGAGGACTTTCTTAGAGCCTACGAGAAAGCCTGAGATCTGTTCCCAATTCTCCGGCAGCTGGGCGATGAGCCGCTTCCTTGACCATTTCTAGGAAGTACTGATGCAGGCGAGGGTCAGCGGTCAACTCGGGATGAAAGCTTGAGGCTAAAAGGTGGTCCTGGCGGACCAATACCGCTTGTCCCCGGATGCTGGCCAGCACCTCCACGTTGGGCCCCACCTTTTCTACCCAAGGGGCACGGATGAATACCGCCGGAAAAGGATCCTCGCCCAGGGCGGGAATGGCCAGATCGGCTTCAAAGCTCTCTACTTGCCGGCCAAAGGCGTTGCGCCGAACCCAGATATCCATGAGTCCCAGCCGGGGCTGGTCGCTGCCGATGATGTGGGCAGCCAGCACCACCAGGCCGGCACAGGTGCCATAGATGGGAACTCCTTGTCTACCCAGGCGGCGCAAGGGCTCCAAAAGGTCAAAGTCGGTCATTAGCTTGCCCATGGTGGTGCTTTCCCCGCCGGGAATTACCAGGCCCTGCACCCCAAGAAGCTCTTCGGGCTTGCGCACCTCCCAGGTCTCACAACCTAGAGCATCTAATACCTGCCGGTGTTCCCGGAAGGCTCCCTGCAGGGCCAAGACTCCGATCCGGAGCCCTTGGCTTAGCCCTTGACGCGCCGGGGCTGCCATCACCAACCGCGCTCCTGCAACCTGGTACCCAGGGTAGCTATCTCCAAGCCGGGCATGGCCTCGCCCAGATCCTTGGATACCTCCGCCAAAACCTTAGGATCGCGGAAATGGGTGGTGGCGGCCACGATGGCCTTGGCTCGCGCCGAGGGATTCTTGGATTTGAAGATGCCGGAGCCTACAAAAATGCCGTCGGCGCCTAGCTGCATCATTAGGGCAGCGTCGGCCGGCGTAGCAATGCCCCCAGCAGCAAAGTTCACCACCGGCAGTTTTCCTTCCTGCGCTACCTGGCGAACCAGCTCCAAGGGAGCCCCCATTTCCTTGGCCACATGCGGCAGTTCATCCTCAGGGGTATTGGTCAGCTGCCGGATTTGCTCCTGCATCCGGCGCATGTGCCGGACCGCCTCCACCACGTTGCCGGTACCGGCCTCGCCCTTGGTCCGGATCATGGCCGCCCCTTCGGCGATGCGCCGCAGCGCCTCTCCTAAGTCGCGGGCTCCACAAACAAAGGGAACCTTAAAGGCATGTTTATTGATATGATGTTCCTCATCGGCAGGAGTCAAGACTTCGCTCTCATCCACGTAATCTACGCCTAAGGCTTCTAAAATTTGGGCCTCGACAAAATGGCCAATGCGAGCCTTGGCCATAACCGGGATGCTCACTGCCTCCATGATCTTTAAGATCACGGCGGGGTCCGCCATCCGGGCTACCCCGCCGGCAGCGCGAATGTCGGCGGGAACCCGCTCCAGCGCCATCACCGCGCAAGCTCCAGCCTCCTCGGCAATCCGGGCCTGCTCTGGGGTAGTCACGTCCATGATGACTCCGCCCTTGAGCATCTCCGCTAGGCCTTTTTTGACCGTCCAGGTTCCTTTCTCTTCCACCCCACGTCCCTCCATTTCTGCTGCCAAGAGCCACTTAGCAGTCAAGTAAGCTCTGTTTTTCCCTATTGTAATCCTACTTGGAACCAGCTACAACCCTTAGTCTGGCTTCAGTACCCTAGTGCAGGGCTAGCCGGAGTGGGCCAAGCGACCTCGCTTCCATGCCGCTGGGTGGCCCTCTAGGATTCCGATATGGCCTCGAGTTCCGACTCCGATTCCGGCCCCTCATGAGGACCAGGCTCGGCCGATCCAGGTTCGTCTGGCCCCAGCCCCTGGGTTTCCACCTCTTCTTTGGCTAGAATCTCGGCAATGGCCACCACCGAATCCCCGGCTCCCAGGCGCATGAGGGTAGCTCCTTGGGTGGCCCGGCCGGTCCGGGGTATGTCGTCCACCTTGACCCGGATTATGATGCCCTCCCGGGAGATTATCATTAGCCCCTCCCCGGGACGCACTACTTTAAAGGCCGCCACCTGGCCGCGCTTGAGGCTTCTGGCAATGGTGGCTACTCCCCGGCCCCGGCGGGACTGGCTCCGGTACTCTTCCAAGGGAGTGCGCTTACCAAAGCCCTGCTCAGTTACCACCAGCACCTCCCCGTGGGGTTTGACTACATCCATGCCGATGACCCGATCCTCATCGGCCAGGGTGATGCCCTGTACTCCCTTGGCGGTGCGGCCCATGCTCCGCACTTCCTCCTCGGAAAAGCGGATGGCCATGCCTTTCTGGGTGCAAAGAATGATTTCTTGGGAGCCATCGGTGAGGTGAACCCCCACCAGCTGATCCCCTTCCTCCAGCCCTAGGGCAATAATACCGTCGCGGCGGGAAGTATCAAACTCCACCAGCGGGGTCTTCTTGACCAGGCCGCGGGCGGTAGCCATAAACAGGTACCGGCGGGCAGTAAACTCCCGCACCGGAATAACCGCGGTGACGTATTCCCCGGGCTGGAGGTAGATCAAGTTAATCAGAGCAGTTCCTTTGGCTTGCCGGTTGGCCTCGGGGATCTCGTGAACCCGCAGCCGGTAAGCTCGCCCTTGGTTGGTAAAGAACATTAGGTAGTGATAGGTGGTGGTGACAAAGAGGTGTTCCACGAAGTCCTCCTCCCGGGTGGTAAGGGCAGTTATTCCCTTACCTCCCCGCCGCTGGCTACGGTAGGTGGCGGCCGGAAGCCGCTTGATGTAGCCGCGGCGGGTGATGGTCACCACTACCTCCTCCTCGGGAATGAGGTCTTCCACCTCCAGCGCTTCCACTTCCTGGAGGGTGATGCGAGTACGCCGGGGATCAGCATATTTTTCCTTGATCGCCAGGAGCTCCTCCTTGACCACGTTCATAATTAAGGTATCGCTGGCTAAAAGCTCCTCTAAGCGGGCAATGGTAGCCAAGAGGTCCTGATATTCCTGTTCCAGCTTTTCCCTCTCCATCCCCGCCAGCCGCTGTAAGCGCATATCCAAAATAGCCTGGGCTTGCCGCTCGCTCAGGCCGAACTTCTCCATGAGGGCTTGGCGGGCATCGTCCACCGTCCGGGAACGGCGGATGGTGGCGATCACCTCGTCAATATGATGGAGGGCAATTAGAAGCCCGTCGACGATGTGGGCTCGCTCGCGAGCCTTTTCTAGATCGAAGCGGGTCCGGCGGATGACCACTTGGCGCCGGTGCTCGAGGTAATGCTCCAGCATAGCCTTCAAGGTGAGCACCCGCGGCTGCCCGTCCACCAGGGCTAGGAGAATGATGCCAAAGCTATCCTCCATCTGGGTATGTTTGTAGAGCTTGTTTAGGATTATCCGGGGCTTGGCGTCCCGCTTAAGCTCGATCACCACCCGCATGCCGGTGCGATCGGACTCATCCCGCAAGTCGCTTATCCCTTCCAGGTGCTTTTCGTGCACCAGTTGGGCAATCCGCTCTACCAGCTTGGCCTTGTTAACCTGGTAAGGCAGCTCAGTGATGACGATGGCGGTCTTGCCGCCCGGGAGGTTTTCTAGGTCGGTCTTGGCCCGCACCTTGATGGTCCCCCGACCGCTTTGGTAAGCAGCCCGGATGCCCTCCTGCCCCATGATGATGCCGCCGGTGGGAAAGTCGGGGCCCTTAACGTGCTGCATCAGCTCCCTTACTTCCGCCTCCGGCTGGTCGATTAAGAACACCAAGGCATCGATTACTTCGCCCAGGTTATGAGGGGGAATATTGGTAGCCATACC
Above is a window of Clostridia bacterium DNA encoding:
- the pdxS gene encoding pyridoxal 5'-phosphate synthase lyase subunit PdxS; this translates as MEEKGTWTVKKGLAEMLKGGVIMDVTTPEQARIAEEAGACAVMALERVPADIRAAGGVARMADPAVILKIMEAVSIPVMAKARIGHFVEAQILEALGVDYVDESEVLTPADEEHHINKHAFKVPFVCGARDLGEALRRIAEGAAMIRTKGEAGTGNVVEAVRHMRRMQEQIRQLTNTPEDELPHVAKEMGAPLELVRQVAQEGKLPVVNFAAGGIATPADAALMMQLGADGIFVGSGIFKSKNPSARAKAIVAATTHFRDPKVLAEVSKDLGEAMPGLEIATLGTRLQERGW
- the pdxT gene encoding pyridoxal 5'-phosphate synthase glutaminase subunit PdxT; translation: MAAPARQGLSQGLRIGVLALQGAFREHRQVLDALGCETWEVRKPEELLGVQGLVIPGGESTTMGKLMTDFDLLEPLRRLGRQGVPIYGTCAGLVVLAAHIIGSDQPRLGLMDIWVRRNAFGRQVESFEADLAIPALGEDPFPAVFIRAPWVEKVGPNVEVLASIRGQAVLVRQDHLLASSFHPELTADPRLHQYFLEMVKEAAHRPAAGELGTDLRLSRRL
- the gyrA gene encoding DNA gyrase subunit A, giving the protein MDQPERGKVIPIFLEEEMQKAYIDYAMSVIVGRALPDVRDGLKPVHRRILYAMYEAGMGPDKPHKKSARVVGDVLARYHPHGDVAVYDAMVRLAQDFATRYPLIDGHGNFGSVDGDAAAAMRYTEARMSPLAMEMLADIDKKTVDFIPNYDGSLEEPVVLPAKFPNLLVNGSAGIAVGMATNIPPHNLGEVIDALVFLIDQPEAEVRELMQHVKGPDFPTGGIIMGQEGIRAAYQSGRGTIKVRAKTDLENLPGGKTAIVITELPYQVNKAKLVERIAQLVHEKHLEGISDLRDESDRTGMRVVIELKRDAKPRIILNKLYKHTQMEDSFGIILLALVDGQPRVLTLKAMLEHYLEHRRQVVIRRTRFDLEKARERAHIVDGLLIALHHIDEVIATIRRSRTVDDARQALMEKFGLSERQAQAILDMRLQRLAGMEREKLEQEYQDLLATIARLEELLASDTLIMNVVKEELLAIKEKYADPRRTRITLQEVEALEVEDLIPEEEVVVTITRRGYIKRLPAATYRSQRRGGKGITALTTREEDFVEHLFVTTTYHYLMFFTNQGRAYRLRVHEIPEANRQAKGTALINLIYLQPGEYVTAVIPVREFTARRYLFMATARGLVKKTPLVEFDTSRRDGIIALGLEEGDQLVGVHLTDGSQEIILCTQKGMAIRFSEEEVRSMGRTAKGVQGITLADEDRVIGMDVVKPHGEVLVVTEQGFGKRTPLEEYRSQSRRGRGVATIARSLKRGQVAAFKVVRPGEGLMIISREGIIIRVKVDDIPRTGRATQGATLMRLGAGDSVVAIAEILAKEEVETQGLGPDEPGSAEPGPHEGPESESELEAISES